The Phaeacidiphilus oryzae TH49 region GCCTTCGGCAACGTCGGCCTGGCCTTCCCGCTGGTGGTGCCCGCGATCGGGGTGATCACCGCGGTTCTGGGGGTGTTCGCGGTCTCCCCCCGGCCCCATGACCGCTCCGGTATGACGGCGATCAACCGGGGCTTCTTCCTTTCCGCGGCCTTCTCACTGGTCCTGGTGGTGGCCGCGGTCTTCGCGTTCCTGCCGGCGCACTTCTCCCAGCTCAAGGGGGTGCCGTCGGCCATCACCCAGCACAGTGGCAGCCCGCGGGTCTTCGCACTGGTCGCGGTCGCCATCGGGATCGTCCTGGCGGCCGCCATCCAGCAGCTGACCGGCTACTTCACCGAGACCAACCGGCGTCCCGTCCGGGACATCGGCAAGTCCTCGCTCACCGGTCCGGCGACCGTCGTCCTCTCCGGGGTCTCGGTGGGCCTGGAGTCCGCGGTGTACTCCGCGGTGCTGATCGGGGCAGCGGTGTACGGGGTGTTCCTGCTCGGCGGGGGCTCGCTGACACTGGCGCTGTTCGCGGTGGCACTGGCCGGCACCGGGCTGCTCACCACCGTCGGTGTGATCGTGGCGATGGACACCTTCGGGCCGGTCTCCGACAACGCCCAGGGCATCGCCGAGATGTCCGGCGACGTCCAGGGCGCCGGAGCGCAGGTGCTCACCGAGCTGGACGCGGTGGGCAACACCACCAAGGCCATCACCAAGGGCATCGCCATCGCCACCGCGGTGCTCGCCGCCACGGCGCTCTTCGGCTCCTTCACCGACGCCATCGGCACCGCGGAGCGCGATGTCGGCTCTGCGGCGCACGGGTTGAGCCTCAACCTGAACATCTCCCAGCCGAACAACCTGGTCGGCCTGGTGGTCGGGGCGGCGGTGGTCTTCCTCTTCTCCGGGCTCGCCATCAACGCCGTCTCGCGGTCCGCCGGTTCGGTGGTCTTCGAGGTGCGCGAGCAGTTCCGCACCCGGCCGGGGATCATGGACGGCAGCGAGAAGCCCGAGTACGGGCGGGTGGTGGACATCTGCACCCGGGACGCCCTGCGCGAACTCGCCACCCCCGGGCTGCTCGCGGTGCTCGCCCCGATGGTGGTCGGCTTCCTCCTCGGCGTCGGCTCGCTCGGCTCGTACCTCGCCGGGGCGATCGGGGCCGGCACCCTGATGGCGGTCTTCCTGGCCAACTCCGGCGGCGCCTGGGACAACGCCAAGAAGCTGGTCGAGGACGGCCACCACGGCGGCAAGGGCTCCGACGCCCATGAGGCGACGATCATCGGGGACACCGTCGGCGACCCGTTCAAGGACACCGCGGGTCCGGCGATCAACCCGCTGCTCAAGGTGATGAACCTGGTGTCGCTGCTGATCGCGCCGGCGATCGTGAAGCTCGGCTTCGGCGCTCACGCCAACGTCGGGCTGCGGGTCGGTATCGCGGTGGTCGCGCTGCTGATCATCATCGGCGCGGTGTGGATGTCCAAGCGCCGGGTGGTCTCCACCGGATCGGACGGTCCGCGCCGGTCAGGGGACGGCGCACCGGCCGTGCTCAGCGTCAAGTGACGGGCTGACGCCGGCCCCGGGCCGGCGGAGTCCGGTGCCCCGCGTCCGGAGACGGGCGCGGGGCACCGTGCTGGGCGCCCCGTGCCGTGCGCCCCGTGGCGCGCGCCCCGTGCTGTGCGCACCGCACCGTGCAGTGCCGCACCTGCCGCCACCGTGCCGCATCATGCCGTGCACAGCGCGGCCGTAGCGGCGCCGCTCAGAGCGAGGCGAGCGCCTCGACGAAGGCCGGCCAGAGCGGGCGGGGGAAGTCGTGGCCCATCCCGGGGAAGGTGCGGAGCTCCGCTCCCGGGACGGCGGCCGCCGTCGCCTCCCCGCCCGAGACGTTGATCAGCGGGTCCGCCTCGCCGTGGATCACCAGCGTCGGCACCCGGACCTCGCGCAGCCCCGGCGTCCGGTCCGGCGAGGCCTGGATCGCGGCGAACTGCCGGGCGAAGCCGTCCCGACGCGGGGAGCGGGCGAAGCCGGCCTCGATCCGGGCCCGCAGGTCCTCCTCCGGCGGCGGGAAGTCGGGCGAGCCGATCGTCCGCCAGGTCCCGATCTGCTGGGCCACCGCCGCCTCCCGGTCCTCCGGGATCGGAGCGAGCAGCGCCTCCAGGGCCGGCCGGGTCGGCTTCCCGCTGACCCCGTCCCCCGGCATCGACATGATCGAGGTGAGCGAGCGCACCTTGGCCGGGAAGTCGATCGCCAGCTGCTGGACGATCATGCCGCCCATCGAGAAGCCGGCGATGTGGGCGGAGGGCAGGCCGAGGGCGTCCAGCAGTCCGGCCGCGTCCGCCGCCATGTCCGCGATCAGGTACGGGACGGTGGAGTGGTCGCCCCCCATGACGGCGGCCATGTCCGGCTCGGGACCCTCGTCCAGGAAGGTGGACAGCCCGACGTCCCGGTTGTCGAACCGGATCACATAGCGGCCGCGCTCGGCCAGCAGTTCGCAGAACTCCAGCCGCCAGTCCAGGAGTTGGCAGCCGAGCCCGCCGACCAGCAGGGTCGGCTCACCGGCCGGGTCGCCGATGGTCTCGTACTCGATCTCGATCCCGTTCGTCTTCGCACGTGGCATGGAACCGGACGGTAACCCCTTCGCGCCGGGACGGACAGGGTGCGCGCGTAGCAGGGGCCCGCCGCCGGATGCGGCAATCCTCACAATCGGAGCCCAGCAGCCCCGGAACCGAACACGGCCGCCATCCGGACGTGTAGTTTCCGGTGCCGGACCAGTCGGACGGAAGGACCCGGTGATGAAGGCGATGAGGCCGAGGAGGCCGAAGAAGTGGCTGACGGCCGCGCTGCCCGCGGCAGCCGCCCTGGCCCTGGGCCTCACCGCGTGCAGCAGCACCGACGTCGCCGCCGAGAACGCGGGCTGGGCGAAGAGCCTGTGCGGGGCGGCCAAGAGCCCGATCGAGGCCTCGCAGACCGCGCTGACCGACACCGGGACCGTGAAGGACGGCGAGACCCCGAAGCAGCTCCGCACCCGGATGGCCGGGGACATGGGCGCCCTCGCCGACGCCAACACCAAGCTGGCCGCGGCCGTGCAGAGCGCGGGCGCGCCCAAGGTGGGCGACGGGCAGAAGCTCCAGTCCCAGGCCGTCCAGGAGCTGAAGCAGACCGCCGCCGGCTACACCCAGGTGCAGCAGAAGGTGGAGCAGCTCCCGACGGACGACCAGGCCGAGTTCGCCGCCGCCCTGAAGAGCGTCAGCGACCAGGTGCAGCAGCTCTCCCAGCAGTCCAGCAGCGCGCTGAACAGCCTGCAGACCGGCCCGCTCGGCCAGGCCGTGCAGGCGCAGCAGGGCTGCAAGAACTCGCCGGTGACCGGGGCGACCGAGTCGGCCCCCGCCTCGATGGGGGCCTCGCCCTCGGCCGGCGGGTCGGCCGGCCAGGGCTCCGCGGGATCCTCCGCCTCCTCCTCGGCGTCCTCCTCCTCGGCGTCCGCCTCCGCGAGCCAGTCGGGCTGACCCGGCGGGCTGCGGGGAGAATGGCCGGGTGACGACCAGCAGCAGCACCAGCACCTCCCCCGACGTCGACCCCACCCTCGCCGGACGGCTCCGGGAGGCCTTCAGGACCGCCAGGTTCACCGCCGACGGCTGCCTCGACCTCCTCGGCGGCCCGGCCTACGCCGCCCTCGCCCGGGGCGAGACCGTCCCCGCCCGGCGCGCCGCCCGCGCCGGCGGCCCGCTGGCGGCCCTCGTCCGGCTGTTCCTCCTCCAGGAGCCGGTCGAGCGGGTGGAGGCGGAGGACGCGTTGCCCGGTCTGGTCGACGACTGCCTGGCCGCCGGCTGGCTGACGGCGGACCAGAAGCGGCTCCGGGCCGCCGTCGACGTCCGCCCCTACGCCGAGGGCCCGGAGGACGACGCCTGGATCGTCTCCGACCTGGGCTGCGCGGTCGGCGGCGCCGCCGGGATCGGCGGCGGCGCGCCCTCCGGCGTGCCCCGCTCCGAGCTGGTGCTCGGGGTCGGCGGCGCGTCCAGCACCCTCTCCTCGCTGACCGTCCGGCACCCCGTGCGCAGCGCCCTGGACCTCGGCACCGGCTCCGGGGTGCAGGCGCTGAACGCCTCCCGGCAGGCGGTCGCCGTCACGGCCACCGACGTCAACCCCAGGGCCCTCCACTTCACCCGGCTCACCGCGGCCCTCTCCGGCGCGGGGAACGTCGAGGTGCTGCCGGGAAGCCTCTTCGAGCCGGTCGGCGACCGGCGGTTCGACCTGATCGTGTCCAACCCGCCGTTCGTGATCTCCCCCGGGGGCCGCTTCACCTACCGGGACGGCGGGATGGACGGGGACGCCCTCTGCCGCGGCCTCGTCCAGCAGGCGGGGGAGCACCTCAACGACGGCGGCTACTGCCAGCTGCTGGCCAACTGGCTGCACGTCCGGGGGCAGGACTGGCGGGACCGGGTCCGCGAGTGGATCGCCGGCACCGGCTGCGACGCCTGGGTGGTCCAGCGCGAGGTGCAGGACGTCAACGAGTACGCCGAGCTGTGGCTGCGCGACGGCGGCGACCACCGCGACGACCCGGAGGCGTACGCCCGGCGGTACGAGGAGTGGCTGGACGCCTTCGAGGCGATGGAGGCCGAGGGCGTGGGCTTCGGCTGGATCACCCTGCGCCGGGCTCCGGAGGGTGCCGAACCGGTGCTGCGGATCGAGGACTGGCCGCATGCGGTCGAGCAGCCGCTGGGCCGGGAGATCGAGAAGTGGTTCGCCCGGCAGGACTTCCTGCGGGCCCGGGACGACGCGCAGCTGCTGGAGGCGCGCTACCGGCTGGCCGAGGAGGTCTGGCAGGAGCAGGTGGGGCGGCCGGGCGAGGAGGATCCCGAGCACGTGGTGCTGCGGCAGCAGCGGGGGATGCGGCGGGCGACCAAGGTGGACACGGTGGGCGCCGGGTTCGCCGGGGCCTGCGACGGAGAGCTGACGGCCGGTCAGATCCTGGACGCGATCGCGGCGCTGCTGGGCGAGGACCCGGCGCGGCTGCGGGCGGACACCCCGTCCGCCATCCGCATGCTGGTCGAGCAGGGCTTCCTGGAGCCGCCGGCGCAGCGCGCGCCGCGTGCCGCGAAGCGGCCGTAGCGGCGGGGAAACGCGTTCCGCGCGGCGGAAACGCGGGAAGTCGCGTTACCGTTCGTTGGACGAACGTCACGTACGTCCCGCGTCGCTCCGTTTGACAAAGGGCGCCGGGTTGCGGTCACACTCCGTTGCCTGGGAGCTTCGTGCGGAGAGCGCGGCAACACGGCCCAGACAGTACGACCCCATACCGGTGACCGGGAGAGAAGAGCGAAGGTGTCCCCGACCAGCGAGACCGCACGCGGCGGCAAGCGACTCGTGATCGTCGAGTCGCCGGCCAAGGCGAAGACCATCAAGGGCTATCTCGGCCCGGGGTACGTCGTCGAGGCCAGCGTCGGGCATATTCGGGACCTCCCCCAGCAGGCGGCCGAGGTGCCGGCGAAGTACACCGGCGACGTCCGCCGGCTCGGCGTCGACGTCGACCACGACTTCGAACCGATCTACGTGGTCAACGCGGACAAGAAGAGCCAGGTGGCCAAGCTCAAGAGCCTCCTCGCCGAGTCCGACGAACTCTTCCTCGCCACCGATGAGGACCGCGAGGGCGAGGCCATCGCCTGGCACCTCCAGGAGGTGCTGAAGCCCAAGGTCCCGGTCCGCCGGATGGTCTTCCACGAGATCACCAAGGACGCCATCCAGCGCGCCGTCAACAGCCCGCGGGAGCTCAACCAGCGCCTGGTCGACGCCCAGGAGACCCGCCGCATCCTGGACCGCCTCTACGGCTACGAGGTCTCCCCCGTGCTGTGGAAGAAGGTCATGCCGAAGCTCTCGGCGGGCCGCGTCCAGTCGGTGGCGACCCGCCTGGTGGTCGAGCGGGAGCGGGAGCGGATGGCCTTCCGCTCCGCCTCGTACTGGGACCTGACCGCGGTCTTCGACAGCGGCAAGGGCACCGCCGGGGACCCCGGCACCTTCGGCGCCCGGCTGGCCTCGGTGGACGGCCGCCGCGTCGCCACCGGCCGCGACTTCGGCTCGGACGGCCGGCTCAAGCAGGCCTCCGCGCAGGTACTCCACCTGGACGAGGCGGCCGCCCACACCCTGGCCGAGGCGCTGCGGCAGACCGACTTCGCGGTCCGCAGCGTCGAGTCCAAGCCGTACCGCCGCTCGCCGTACGCGCCGTTCCGGACCACCACCATGCAGCAGGAGGCCAGCCGCAAGCTGGGCTTCGGCGCCAAGCGCACCATGGACGTGGCCCAGCGGCTGTACGAGAACGGCCACATCACCTATATGCGTACCGACTCGACGACGCTGTCGGAGACCGCGATCGCCGCCGCGCGCTCCCAGGTCGAGCAGCTCTACGGGCGCGAGTACCTGCCGGACGCCCCCCGGACGTACACCGGCAAGGTCAAGAACGCCCAGGAGGCGCACGAGGCGATCCGCCCCTCCGGCGAGCGCTTCCGCACCCCCGCCGAGACCGGTCTGACCGGTGACGAGTTCCGGCTCTACGAGCTGATCTGGATGCGGACCGTCGCCTCCCAGATGAAGGACGCGGTCGGCCAGTCGGTCACCGTCCGAGTCGGCGGCGAAGCCGCTGACAAGCGGGACGTCGAGTTCACCGCCTCCGGAAAGATCATCACCTTCCACGGCTTCCTCAAGGCCTACGTCGAGGGCCGGGACGACCCGGAGGCCGAGCTCGACGACCGCGAGCGCCGGCTGCCGCAGGTCGCCGAGGGCGACCCGCTGACCGCGACCCAGATCACCCCCGAGGGCCACGCCACCAAGCCGCCCGCGCGCTACACCGAGGCCTCGCTGGTCAAGGAGCTGGAAGAGCGCGAGATCGGCCGGCCGTCGACCTACGCGACGATCATGGGCACCATTCTGGCCCGCGGCTACGTCTTCAAGAAGGGCACCGCCCTGGTGCCGTCCTTCCTGGCGCTCGCCGTGGTCCGGCTGCTGGAGCAGCACTTCGGCCGGCTGGTCGACTACGACTTCACCGCCAAGATGGAGGACGACCTCGACCGGATCGCCCGGGGCGAGGCCGAGTCGGTGCCGTGGCTGCGCCGGTTCTACTTCGGCGAGGCCGAGGGCGCCGGCGTGAACGGCTCCGCCGCGGACGCGGGCAACGGCGACGGCGACCACCTCGGCGGGCTCAAGGAGCTGGTCACCGACCTGGGCGCGATCGACGCCCGGGAGGTCTCGTCGTTCCCGCTGGCGGACAGCGGGATCGTGCTGCGGGTGGGCCGCTACGGCCCGTACGTCGAGCAGGGCGAGCAGCGCGCGGACGTCCCGGACGACCTGCCGCCGGACGAGCTCACCCCGGAGCTCGCCGAGGAGCTGCTGGCCAAGCCGAGCGGCGACCGCGAGCTGGGCACGGACCCGGAGACCGGGCGGCCGATCGTGGCCAAGTCCGGCCGCTACGGGCCGTACGTCACCGAGGTGCTGCCCGAGGACACCCCGAAGACGGGGAAGAACGCGGTGAAGCCGCGGACCGCCTCGCTCTTCAAGTCGATGGACCTGGACAGCGTCACCCTGGACGACGCGCTGCGGCTGCTCACGCTGCCGCGGGTGGTCGGCGCGGACGCCGAGGGCGTCGAGATCACCGCGCAGAACGGGCGGTACGGGCCGTACCTGAAGAAGGGGACGGACTCCCGCTCGCTGGAGACCGAGGAGCAGCTCTTCACCATCACCCTGGAGCAGGCGCTGGAGATCTACTCCAAGCCGAAGGCCCGGGGCCGGGCGGCGGCCAAGCCGCCGCTGAAGGAGCTGGGCAACGACCCGGTCAGCGGGAGCCCGGTGGTCGTCAAGGACGGCCGCTTCGGCCCGTACGTCACCGACGGCGAGGTCAACGCGACCCTGCGGCGGGACGACTCGGTCGAGGGCATCACCCCGGAGCGCGCGTACGAGCTGCTGGCCGAGAAGCGGGCCAAGGGCCCGGTGAAGAAGAAGGCGGCGGCCAAGAAGTCGTCGACCACGAAGAAGACCGCCGCGAAGAAGACCACCACCAAGAAGGCCGCCGCGAAGAAGACCACGGCGAAGAAGACGGCGACGAAGACGGCGACGAAGAAGTAGGCCGCGGGGGTCGGCGCGCCCGCGCGCCCGGCCCGCGCCCGGCCGCCGTTGCGGGGCCGCCGCCGCACCCCGCCGGAGGCGCTCCTCCGCGCCCGCGGCGCCGCCCCGGCGGCGGCAGGCGTGAAGGCGTGGGGCGGGGCCGTCTCGCCTTCGGCGAAGAAGGACTGTTCGACTTCGTCAGCCCGTTACGCTGAACCGCATGACCGAACCGGAGGCCGCCGCCGTCAACCCCGCGGACCGCGCCCGCGCTCTCCTGCGCGTGCCCGGCTACCGAAAGCTGTGGACCGCGCAGGTCGTCGGCGGCGTCGGCGACCGGCTCGCGCTCCTGGTACTGGTCGCTCTGGTGTTCCACACCGCCGGCGAGAACCAGTCCTTCGGCGGCGGCTACCGCGGCCCGCTGCTGGCGCTGGCCCTGGCCTTCGTGGCGCGGCTGGTCTCCACCGTCCTCTTCGGCGCGGTGCTGCTCGGCCCGCTCGCCCAGCTCGCCGCCCGCCCCGGGCTGGACCGCAAGTGGCTGATGGCCGGCTGCGACCTGCTGCGGATGGCGCTGCTCGCGGTCGCGCCCTTCTGGGTGGTCTGGACCGGCCAGTCCGCCCTCCTCTGGCTCTTCGTCAGCGTCTTCGCCACCGGCGCCGTCGAACGGCTGTGGCAGGTGACCCGGGAGGCCACCGCCCCCGCGCTGCTCCCCGGCTCGGGCTCCGAGCTGGAGGCCGGCGCCCGCCGTCCCTCGCTCGACCAGCTGGAGACCGTCCGCTGGACCGACCTGTGGACCGGCTACGCGGCGGTGCCGCTGGCCGCCCTCGCCTTCGTGGTCCTCACCCTGGTCGACAACGCCTTCGCGACCGGCGTCGGCTGGCTGTACTCGCACCAGACCACGGCGGCCTCCTGGGGCGCGGCCGCGGCCTTCCTGGCCTCCGCCGTGCTGCTCTACCTCCAGGAGCTGCCCGGCGCGGAGGCCGGCACCAGCTACCCGCCGCGCTCCCCCCTCCAGGGCCTCCGCGCCCCCGCGGACACCGACCGCTCCACCTCCCCGCTGCGCCGCGGCCGCACCGGCGTCTCGGCGTACGCGACCCTCTCGGTGGCGGCCGGGGCCGGCGCGCTGGCCGCCGTGGTGGCGATCGGCCTACCGCTGGTCTACGAGATGTACGCCGGACCGATCGGGTTCGGCCTCTTCGTGCTGGCGGCGAGCGCCGCACCGCTGCTCGGCCGCCGGTTCGCGGCCGGCCTGCTGCCCGCGCTGACCCGGCGCCGGCTGCTGCCGCTCGCGCTCGGCACCGCAGGGATCGCGCTGATCCTCAGCGGTCTGGTCGAGGACTACGTCTTCTCGCTGGTGCTGCTCACCTTCGCCGGTCTGGCGATCGGCGTCGCCGCCCGGCTCGGCCGGGTGCTGCTGGACGTCGAGACCGAGGAGTCCCGGCGGCCGCGGGTCGCCGACCACCAGCACGCCGTGGTGCGGGCCGTGGTGGCCGCCGCGCTGGTGCTCGCTCCGCTGCTGGCGGCCGCGATCGGGCCGCAGCAGTTCGGCTCGGGCTCCTTCGACTTCGACCACGGCGGGGCCGGTCTCGCGGTCGCGCTGGTCGGGCTGCTGGTGCTGGCCGCCTCCTGGGTGGTGTGGTGGAAGGTCGACGATCGGCGGAGCGACGTGCCGCTCTCCCGGGACGTGTGGGAGGCGCTGCGCGGCGGCGAGCGGGCGGTGCCCCGGGTCGGGGCCGGTACGGGTTTCTTCATCGCCCTGGAGGGCGGGGACGGCGCCGGGAAGTCCACCCAGGCGCAGGCGCTGGCCGAGTGGATCCGCGGCAAGGGCCACGAGGTCGTCGTCACCCGCGAGCCGGGCGGCAGCGCCGTCGGCCAGCGGCTGCGGGCGATGCTGCTCGACGTGGGCAACACGGGGATCTCGCACCGTGCCGAGGCGCTGCTCTACGCGGCCGACCGGGCCGAGCACGTGGACTCGGTGATCCGTCCCGCGCTGGAGCGCGGCGCCGTGGTGATCACCGACCGGTACATGGACTCCTCCATCGCCTACCAGGGCGCCGGCCGCGACCTCTCCGCCGCCGAGGTGGAGGGGATCTCCCGGTGGGCCACCGGCGGGCTGCTGCCGGACCTGACCGTGCTGCTCGACGTCGACCCGCTGAAGGCGCGGGAACGGTTCACCGAGGCGCCGGACCGCCTGGAGTCCGAGCCGGAGGACTTCCACCGCCGGGTCCGCACCGGCTTCCTGTCGCTGGCCACCGCCGACCCGGCCCGCTACCTGGTGGTCGACGCCGGCCAGGAGCCGTACGCCGTCACCACCGCGATCCGGCACCGGCTCGACCGCGAACTGCCGCTCTCCGAGCAGGAGTTGGCGGCCAAGGCGGAGCAGGAGCGGCTGGCCCGCGAGGAGGCCGAGCGGAAGGCCGCCGAGGAGGCCCGCCGCAAGGCCGAGGCCGAGGAGGCCGAGCGGAAGAAGCGGGAGCTGCTGGAGCGGCTCCGCAAGGAGGCCGAGGAGCGCGAGCGGGAGCGCCAGGCGGAGGAGGACCGGCGGGCCGCCGAGGCCGCCCGGCTGGCCGCCGAGGAGGCGCGGAGGCGCGCCGAGGAGGAGGCCAGGCGCCGGGAGGCCGAGCGCCGGCAGGCCGAGGAGGCCAGGCGCCGGGCGCGGGCCGAGGAGCAGCGGCGGGCCGAGGAGGAGGCGGCCAGGCTGGCCGAACTCCAGCGGCAGCGCGAGGAGAAGCGCGCCGAGGAGCGCAGGCGCGCGGAGGAGGCGCTGGCCGAGCGGGCGCACGCGGGGGACGCGGGCGGCTCCGGCGCCGTGGACGACTCCGGCGCTGTGGACGACTCCGGTGAGAAGACGGCGGAGCTGCCGCTGCCCTCGGTCGCCGGGCCGGAGGCCGCGGAGCCGCAGGGGACGGGTGCGGCTGAGGCTGGGGCCGAGGACCGGACCCAGGTGCTGCCGCGGGTCCAGAACTCCGGGGCAGGAGCCGGCGCCGGCGGCGGCGCGGCTGCCGACGCCGAGGCCACCGAGGTGCTGCCCCGGACCCGGGCCGCCTCAGGAGCGGAGGACGAGACCGCGGTCCTGCCGGCCGTACCGGCCGAGGGCGCGGTCGACCCCGCGCGCCCGGCGGGGCCCGCGGGCGGGCGCGGGCGCAAGGCGGCGCACCCGCCCGTGGCCGGGACCGGCGAGGAGGACACCCGCGAGCTTCCGCTGCCGCAGGACGACGCATACGGGGCGGCCGAGCCGGAGGAGTCCGACCCCCATCGGCCGGACGCGGGGGCGCCCGCG contains the following coding sequences:
- a CDS encoding sodium-translocating pyrophosphatase, with amino-acid sequence MAVLTGADRTIIAVVAVIALAALGVAWMLMRQVLAAGQGTDSMKRIAAAVQEGANAYLARQLRTLAIFAAVVFFLLMVLPADNWSQRIGRSAFFLVGAAFSATTGYIGMRLAVRSNVRVAAAAREATPEGGGDAKDPAAVRTVSHKAMRIAFRTGGVVGMFTVGLGLFGASVVVLIYRENAAKVLEGFGFGAALLAMFMRVGGGIFTKAADVGADLVGKVEQGIPEDDPRNAATIADNVGDNVGDCAGMAADLFESYAVTLVAALILGVSAFGNVGLAFPLVVPAIGVITAVLGVFAVSPRPHDRSGMTAINRGFFLSAAFSLVLVVAAVFAFLPAHFSQLKGVPSAITQHSGSPRVFALVAVAIGIVLAAAIQQLTGYFTETNRRPVRDIGKSSLTGPATVVLSGVSVGLESAVYSAVLIGAAVYGVFLLGGGSLTLALFAVALAGTGLLTTVGVIVAMDTFGPVSDNAQGIAEMSGDVQGAGAQVLTELDAVGNTTKAITKGIAIATAVLAATALFGSFTDAIGTAERDVGSAAHGLSLNLNISQPNNLVGLVVGAAVVFLFSGLAINAVSRSAGSVVFEVREQFRTRPGIMDGSEKPEYGRVVDICTRDALRELATPGLLAVLAPMVVGFLLGVGSLGSYLAGAIGAGTLMAVFLANSGGAWDNAKKLVEDGHHGGKGSDAHEATIIGDTVGDPFKDTAGPAINPLLKVMNLVSLLIAPAIVKLGFGAHANVGLRVGIAVVALLIIIGAVWMSKRRVVSTGSDGPRRSGDGAPAVLSVK
- a CDS encoding alpha/beta fold hydrolase, with the translated sequence MPRAKTNGIEIEYETIGDPAGEPTLLVGGLGCQLLDWRLEFCELLAERGRYVIRFDNRDVGLSTFLDEGPEPDMAAVMGGDHSTVPYLIADMAADAAGLLDALGLPSAHIAGFSMGGMIVQQLAIDFPAKVRSLTSIMSMPGDGVSGKPTRPALEALLAPIPEDREAAVAQQIGTWRTIGSPDFPPPEEDLRARIEAGFARSPRRDGFARQFAAIQASPDRTPGLREVRVPTLVIHGEADPLINVSGGEATAAAVPGAELRTFPGMGHDFPRPLWPAFVEALASL
- a CDS encoding DUF7059 domain-containing protein, with protein sequence MTTSSSTSTSPDVDPTLAGRLREAFRTARFTADGCLDLLGGPAYAALARGETVPARRAARAGGPLAALVRLFLLQEPVERVEAEDALPGLVDDCLAAGWLTADQKRLRAAVDVRPYAEGPEDDAWIVSDLGCAVGGAAGIGGGAPSGVPRSELVLGVGGASSTLSSLTVRHPVRSALDLGTGSGVQALNASRQAVAVTATDVNPRALHFTRLTAALSGAGNVEVLPGSLFEPVGDRRFDLIVSNPPFVISPGGRFTYRDGGMDGDALCRGLVQQAGEHLNDGGYCQLLANWLHVRGQDWRDRVREWIAGTGCDAWVVQREVQDVNEYAELWLRDGGDHRDDPEAYARRYEEWLDAFEAMEAEGVGFGWITLRRAPEGAEPVLRIEDWPHAVEQPLGREIEKWFARQDFLRARDDAQLLEARYRLAEEVWQEQVGRPGEEDPEHVVLRQQRGMRRATKVDTVGAGFAGACDGELTAGQILDAIAALLGEDPARLRADTPSAIRMLVEQGFLEPPAQRAPRAAKRP
- the topA gene encoding type I DNA topoisomerase, translating into MSPTSETARGGKRLVIVESPAKAKTIKGYLGPGYVVEASVGHIRDLPQQAAEVPAKYTGDVRRLGVDVDHDFEPIYVVNADKKSQVAKLKSLLAESDELFLATDEDREGEAIAWHLQEVLKPKVPVRRMVFHEITKDAIQRAVNSPRELNQRLVDAQETRRILDRLYGYEVSPVLWKKVMPKLSAGRVQSVATRLVVERERERMAFRSASYWDLTAVFDSGKGTAGDPGTFGARLASVDGRRVATGRDFGSDGRLKQASAQVLHLDEAAAHTLAEALRQTDFAVRSVESKPYRRSPYAPFRTTTMQQEASRKLGFGAKRTMDVAQRLYENGHITYMRTDSTTLSETAIAAARSQVEQLYGREYLPDAPRTYTGKVKNAQEAHEAIRPSGERFRTPAETGLTGDEFRLYELIWMRTVASQMKDAVGQSVTVRVGGEAADKRDVEFTASGKIITFHGFLKAYVEGRDDPEAELDDRERRLPQVAEGDPLTATQITPEGHATKPPARYTEASLVKELEEREIGRPSTYATIMGTILARGYVFKKGTALVPSFLALAVVRLLEQHFGRLVDYDFTAKMEDDLDRIARGEAESVPWLRRFYFGEAEGAGVNGSAADAGNGDGDHLGGLKELVTDLGAIDAREVSSFPLADSGIVLRVGRYGPYVEQGEQRADVPDDLPPDELTPELAEELLAKPSGDRELGTDPETGRPIVAKSGRYGPYVTEVLPEDTPKTGKNAVKPRTASLFKSMDLDSVTLDDALRLLTLPRVVGADAEGVEITAQNGRYGPYLKKGTDSRSLETEEQLFTITLEQALEIYSKPKARGRAAAKPPLKELGNDPVSGSPVVVKDGRFGPYVTDGEVNATLRRDDSVEGITPERAYELLAEKRAKGPVKKKAAAKKSSTTKKTAAKKTTTKKAAAKKTTAKKTATKTATKK
- the tmk gene encoding dTMP kinase, which translates into the protein MTEPEAAAVNPADRARALLRVPGYRKLWTAQVVGGVGDRLALLVLVALVFHTAGENQSFGGGYRGPLLALALAFVARLVSTVLFGAVLLGPLAQLAARPGLDRKWLMAGCDLLRMALLAVAPFWVVWTGQSALLWLFVSVFATGAVERLWQVTREATAPALLPGSGSELEAGARRPSLDQLETVRWTDLWTGYAAVPLAALAFVVLTLVDNAFATGVGWLYSHQTTAASWGAAAAFLASAVLLYLQELPGAEAGTSYPPRSPLQGLRAPADTDRSTSPLRRGRTGVSAYATLSVAAGAGALAAVVAIGLPLVYEMYAGPIGFGLFVLAASAAPLLGRRFAAGLLPALTRRRLLPLALGTAGIALILSGLVEDYVFSLVLLTFAGLAIGVAARLGRVLLDVETEESRRPRVADHQHAVVRAVVAAALVLAPLLAAAIGPQQFGSGSFDFDHGGAGLAVALVGLLVLAASWVVWWKVDDRRSDVPLSRDVWEALRGGERAVPRVGAGTGFFIALEGGDGAGKSTQAQALAEWIRGKGHEVVVTREPGGSAVGQRLRAMLLDVGNTGISHRAEALLYAADRAEHVDSVIRPALERGAVVITDRYMDSSIAYQGAGRDLSAAEVEGISRWATGGLLPDLTVLLDVDPLKARERFTEAPDRLESEPEDFHRRVRTGFLSLATADPARYLVVDAGQEPYAVTTAIRHRLDRELPLSEQELAAKAEQERLAREEAERKAAEEARRKAEAEEAERKKRELLERLRKEAEERERERQAEEDRRAAEAARLAAEEARRRAEEEARRREAERRQAEEARRRARAEEQRRAEEEAARLAELQRQREEKRAEERRRAEEALAERAHAGDAGGSGAVDDSGAVDDSGEKTAELPLPSVAGPEAAEPQGTGAAEAGAEDRTQVLPRVQNSGAGAGAGGGAAADAEATEVLPRTRAASGAEDETAVLPAVPAEGAVDPARPAGPAGGRGRKAAHPPVAGTGEEDTRELPLPQDDAYGAAEPEESDPHRPDAGAPAAGAPAAPAAPAAADAPEEVGEAGEAGEAGPSLADDLLGPREPADPAAEEDGDEDQTRTRGRGRGRRRG